The following are from one region of the Sandaracinus amylolyticus genome:
- the mtnB gene encoding methylthioribulose 1-phosphate dehydratase, with protein sequence MRTSDEILRDGTDVRAVLCELCRRFHALGWASGTGGGISIREGARVWVAPSGVHKELIAEDDLFAIDLEGTLVAPPRDPALRPSACTPLFLHAYRLRDAGAVIHSHSKSAMLATLLAGDTLRVSRLEMIKGLAGHGYRDEVVVPILENTDHEEQLADGLEAAIRAFPRTHAVLVRAHGVYVWGRDWRQAKAHAEVYDYLFDVYVRMRQLGVTR encoded by the coding sequence ATGCGAACGAGCGACGAGATCCTGCGCGACGGCACCGACGTGCGCGCGGTGCTCTGCGAGCTGTGCCGGCGCTTCCACGCGCTCGGATGGGCATCGGGCACGGGCGGCGGCATCAGCATCCGCGAGGGCGCGCGGGTGTGGGTCGCGCCGAGCGGCGTGCACAAGGAGCTGATCGCGGAGGACGATCTCTTCGCGATCGACCTCGAGGGCACGCTCGTCGCCCCACCGCGCGATCCCGCGCTGCGCCCGAGCGCGTGCACGCCGCTCTTCCTGCACGCGTACCGACTGCGCGATGCCGGCGCGGTGATCCACTCGCACAGCAAGAGCGCGATGCTCGCGACGCTGCTCGCGGGCGACACGCTGCGCGTCTCGCGCCTCGAGATGATCAAAGGGCTCGCGGGGCACGGCTACCGCGACGAGGTCGTGGTGCCGATCCTCGAGAACACCGATCACGAGGAGCAGCTCGCGGACGGGCTCGAGGCCGCGATCCGCGCGTTCCCGCGCACCCACGCCGTGCTGGTGCGCGCGCACGGCGTCTACGTGTGGGGCCGCGACTGGCGCCAGGCGAAGGCGCACGCCGAGGTCTACGACTACCTGTTCGACGTCTACGTGCGCATGCGCCAGCTCGGGGTGACGCGATGA
- a CDS encoding NAD(P)H-quinone oxidoreductase translates to MTSTIKTRAVVFTGAGDVDVLSIAERAIHAPGPGEILVRVAAAGLNRADLLQRRGLYPAPPGAPADVPGLEYAGHVEALGEGVIDWKIGDRVMGIVAGGGMSTHLVVHAREAIPVPNGMAIEDAAAIPEVFLTTWDALFLQAEMRAGQIVLVHAAGSGIGTAAIQLARAVSAIPVGTSRTREKLERCKALGLAHAIEVPPKTEPAFAVALEREVGRGADVILDSVGASYLGENVRALATKGTIVVIGMLGGVNGALPMAVLLARRARVIGTVLRARPLEEKATLARIFAREAVPLFERGVLKPVVGEVMPMDRIADAHRAMERDETFGKIVMRW, encoded by the coding sequence ATGACGAGCACCATCAAGACACGCGCGGTGGTCTTCACCGGCGCGGGCGATGTCGACGTCCTCTCGATCGCCGAGCGAGCGATCCACGCGCCGGGCCCCGGCGAGATCCTCGTGCGCGTCGCGGCAGCGGGGCTCAACCGCGCCGATCTCCTCCAGCGCCGCGGGCTCTATCCCGCACCACCGGGCGCGCCCGCCGACGTGCCGGGGCTCGAGTACGCGGGCCACGTCGAGGCGCTCGGCGAGGGTGTCATCGACTGGAAGATCGGCGATCGCGTGATGGGCATCGTCGCGGGCGGCGGCATGAGCACGCACCTCGTGGTGCACGCGCGCGAAGCGATCCCGGTGCCGAACGGCATGGCGATCGAGGACGCGGCCGCGATCCCCGAGGTGTTCCTCACGACGTGGGACGCGCTGTTCCTGCAGGCGGAGATGCGCGCCGGTCAGATCGTGCTGGTGCACGCTGCGGGCAGCGGGATCGGCACCGCCGCGATCCAGCTCGCGCGCGCGGTGAGCGCGATCCCGGTGGGTACGTCGCGCACGCGCGAGAAGCTCGAGCGCTGCAAGGCGCTCGGTCTCGCCCACGCGATCGAGGTGCCGCCGAAGACCGAGCCGGCGTTCGCGGTCGCGCTCGAGCGGGAGGTCGGTCGCGGTGCCGACGTCATCCTCGACTCGGTCGGCGCGTCGTACCTCGGAGAGAACGTCCGCGCGCTCGCGACGAAGGGCACGATCGTCGTGATCGGCATGCTCGGCGGAGTGAACGGAGCGCTGCCGATGGCGGTGCTGCTCGCGCGCCGTGCGCGGGTGATCGGCACCGTGCTGCGCGCGCGTCCGCTCGAGGAGAAGGCCACCCTCGCGCGCATCTTCGCGCGCGAGGCGGTGCCGCTCTTCGAGCGCGGCGTGCTGAAGCCCGTCGTCGGCGAGGTCATGCCGATGGACCGGATCGCCGATGCGCACCGCGCGATGGAGCGAGACGAGACGTTCGGGAAGATCGTGATGCGCTGGTGA
- a CDS encoding Uma2 family endonuclease, with protein MVEAHGQRVSESEYLALERTSVEKHEYVNGEMFAMAGGTPLHAAIAANLAGALRNALRGKPCGVASSDLRVHVRSTGLYTYPDLTVVCGRVELHPEDDTVITNPTLIVEVLSKTTEAYDRGAKFAHYEHIPSLAEYLLVSADARRLEHYRRLDTGQWLRTVVDANDTPEGTLELPTLAARIAIADILEGLAIFA; from the coding sequence ATGGTCGAAGCGCACGGGCAGCGAGTCTCGGAATCGGAGTACCTCGCGCTCGAGCGCACGAGCGTCGAGAAGCACGAGTACGTGAACGGCGAGATGTTCGCGATGGCCGGCGGCACCCCGCTGCACGCCGCCATCGCCGCGAACCTCGCCGGCGCGCTGCGCAACGCGCTCCGCGGGAAGCCGTGCGGCGTCGCATCGAGCGACCTCCGCGTGCACGTCCGCTCCACTGGCCTCTACACCTATCCGGACCTCACCGTGGTGTGTGGCCGCGTCGAGCTGCACCCCGAGGACGACACGGTCATCACGAACCCGACGCTGATCGTCGAGGTCCTTTCGAAGACGACCGAGGCCTACGATCGCGGAGCGAAGTTCGCGCACTACGAGCACATCCCTTCGCTCGCGGAGTACCTCCTGGTGTCCGCCGACGCGCGCCGTCTCGAGCACTACCGCCGCCTCGACACGGGCCAGTGGCTGCGCACGGTCGTCGATGCGAACGACACCCCCGAAGGCACCCTCGAGCTCCCCACGCTCGCGGCACGCATCGCGATCGCCGACATCCTCGAGGGCCTCGCGATCTTCGCCTGA
- a CDS encoding pyridoxal phosphate-dependent aminotransferase, translated as MRRPLDSTLSPHVRGMMTSPAVRIAERCDAMRARGDNVYKLVLGQSPFPIPDRMVDALRAAAAEKEYLPAQGLPALRRAIAAHVERRLGVDRTGEDVLVGPGSKELVFLLQIAFSGDLLIPTPSWVSYVPQARVLGREVVMLPTRREDQYLLRPDDLAAVCERGGDRSRLLVLNYPSNPTGLTYRADELRELARVAQKYGVLLLADEIYAELHHKGQHASIARWYPEGTILSTGISKWIGAGGWRLGAFVFPQELRGLLDAMACVASETYTSTSSPVQHAAIVAFEGGEDIDRYLQQVRRVLAALGRWSARRLVAAGIDCAQPVGAFYVFPDFGGVGAAMRARGLTTSTALCEALLDDTGVALLPGSVFGRPEEELTARLAYVDFDGPRALSAVSVIPREQPLDETFLRRHCARVVEAVERIVGWVRR; from the coding sequence ATGAGACGTCCGCTCGATTCGACGCTGAGCCCGCACGTGCGCGGGATGATGACCTCGCCCGCCGTGCGCATCGCGGAGCGCTGCGACGCGATGCGCGCGCGCGGCGACAACGTCTACAAGCTCGTGCTCGGGCAGTCGCCGTTCCCGATCCCCGATCGCATGGTCGACGCGCTGCGCGCGGCCGCGGCGGAGAAGGAGTACCTGCCGGCGCAGGGTCTTCCCGCGCTGCGTCGCGCGATCGCGGCGCACGTGGAGCGAAGGCTCGGCGTCGATCGCACCGGTGAGGACGTGCTCGTGGGGCCGGGCAGCAAGGAGCTCGTGTTCCTGCTGCAGATCGCGTTCAGCGGCGACCTGTTGATCCCGACGCCGTCCTGGGTCTCGTACGTGCCGCAGGCGCGCGTGCTCGGGCGCGAGGTCGTGATGCTGCCGACGCGGCGCGAGGATCAGTACCTGCTGCGCCCCGACGATCTCGCGGCGGTGTGCGAGCGCGGCGGGGATCGATCGCGCCTGCTCGTGCTCAACTATCCGAGCAACCCGACGGGCCTCACCTATCGCGCGGACGAGCTGCGCGAGCTCGCGCGCGTCGCGCAGAAGTACGGCGTGCTGCTGCTCGCCGACGAGATCTACGCGGAGCTGCACCACAAGGGTCAGCACGCGTCGATCGCGCGCTGGTATCCCGAGGGCACGATCCTCTCGACCGGGATCTCGAAGTGGATCGGCGCGGGCGGATGGAGGCTCGGCGCGTTCGTGTTCCCGCAGGAGCTGCGCGGGCTGCTCGACGCGATGGCGTGCGTCGCGAGCGAGACGTACACGTCGACGTCGTCGCCGGTGCAGCACGCGGCGATCGTCGCGTTCGAGGGCGGCGAGGACATCGATCGTTACCTGCAGCAGGTGCGGCGCGTGCTCGCGGCGCTCGGACGATGGAGCGCGCGGAGGCTCGTCGCGGCGGGCATCGACTGCGCGCAGCCGGTCGGTGCGTTCTACGTGTTCCCGGACTTCGGCGGCGTCGGCGCCGCGATGCGCGCACGGGGGCTCACGACGAGCACCGCGCTGTGCGAGGCGCTGCTCGACGACACGGGCGTCGCGCTGCTGCCGGGGTCGGTGTTCGGTCGACCCGAGGAGGAGCTCACCGCGCGCCTCGCGTACGTCGACTTCGACGGGCCGCGCGCGCTCTCGGCGGTGAGCGTGATCCCGCGCGAGCAGCCGCTCGACGAGACGTTCCTGAGGCGCCATTGCGCTCGGGTGGTCGAGGCTGTGGAGCGGATCGTGGGCTGGGTTCGACGGTAG
- a CDS encoding 1,2-dihydroxy-3-keto-5-methylthiopentene dioxygenase, with protein MKAFWLDDHTAIDGDTLRAEGVHHDHHEVGAHDGPLAALMRAQGYVERDEVELRPTTPELDVLLAKFDREHTHDEDEVRFVLEGEAVFDIRSRDDRWMRVVVREGDLIVVPKDRNHRFELTETRTVRAVRLFRDRKGWVPRYRA; from the coding sequence ATGAAGGCGTTCTGGCTCGACGATCACACCGCGATCGACGGCGACACGCTGCGCGCCGAGGGCGTGCACCACGATCACCACGAGGTCGGCGCGCACGACGGGCCGCTCGCCGCGCTGATGCGCGCGCAGGGCTACGTCGAGCGCGACGAGGTCGAGCTGCGTCCGACGACGCCCGAGCTCGACGTGCTGCTCGCGAAGTTCGATCGCGAGCACACGCACGACGAGGACGAAGTGCGCTTCGTGCTCGAGGGCGAAGCGGTGTTCGACATCCGCTCGCGCGACGATCGCTGGATGCGCGTCGTCGTGCGCGAGGGCGACCTCATCGTGGTCCCGAAGGATCGCAATCATCGCTTCGAGCTCACGGAGACGCGCACCGTGCGCGCCGTGCGGCTGTTCCGAGACCGCAAGGGCTGGGTCCCGCGCTATCGCGCGTGA